Proteins from one Planctomyces sp. SH-PL62 genomic window:
- a CDS encoding ATP-binding protein: MVDDLAAEIEDRILLLPPTRRDADAAAVVFRKAGLALTLCGDVADLCAEIERGAAVALLPAEAVLTDREGRLARVLGEQPPWSDFPLITLMHPTQSAASIRELEQLGPMTLVRRPIEIRSLVSTVRAALRDRRRQYDRRADFIERERQAQALRENDRHKDEFLAMLAHELRNPLAAVNNAVAVLKRSGDPASQAWASGIVERQMRQLVRLIDDLLDVARINGGKIRLQTTLVDAGPILDQAIESVRPQVDERRQTLTVAIERGRLPLNVDAPRVAQIVLNLLSNASKYGEPGGRIWLTARPEGEAAVISVRDDGMGIPPDKLPEMFRLFAQGDRSLARSEGGLGIGLTIVMRLAEMHGGSVEARSDGPGEGSEFIVRLPLARAAASPCATSAPPSPPPSRAARILVVDDNLDTASGMVQFLQILGHEVVAAHDGHAAVASAHDFRPDVVLLDVGLPGMDGYQVASALRRDEAHRRAVLIAVTGYGQEEDRRRSRDAGFDHHLVKPVDFDVLASLIGEPG; this comes from the coding sequence ATGGTTGACGATCTGGCCGCCGAGATCGAGGATCGGATCCTCCTGCTCCCACCCACCAGGAGGGACGCCGACGCCGCCGCCGTCGTCTTCAGGAAGGCGGGCCTGGCCCTGACCCTCTGTGGGGACGTCGCCGACCTCTGCGCCGAGATCGAGCGGGGAGCGGCCGTCGCCCTCCTCCCCGCCGAGGCCGTCCTCACGGATCGGGAAGGGCGCCTGGCCCGGGTGCTCGGCGAGCAACCCCCCTGGTCCGACTTCCCGCTCATCACCCTGATGCACCCCACCCAGTCGGCGGCGTCGATCCGCGAGTTGGAGCAGCTCGGCCCCATGACGCTCGTGCGGCGGCCCATCGAGATCCGGTCCCTGGTCAGCACCGTGCGGGCCGCCCTCCGCGACCGTCGCCGCCAGTACGACCGCCGCGCCGACTTCATCGAGCGCGAGCGTCAGGCCCAGGCCCTCCGCGAGAACGACCGCCACAAGGACGAGTTCCTGGCGATGCTCGCCCACGAGCTGAGGAACCCTCTGGCCGCCGTCAACAACGCCGTGGCGGTCCTGAAGCGGTCCGGCGACCCCGCCAGCCAGGCCTGGGCCAGCGGCATCGTCGAGCGCCAGATGCGCCAGCTCGTCCGGCTCATCGACGACCTGCTCGACGTGGCCCGGATCAACGGCGGGAAGATCCGCCTGCAAACCACCCTGGTGGACGCCGGCCCGATCCTCGACCAGGCGATCGAGTCGGTGCGGCCGCAGGTGGACGAGCGGCGGCAGACGTTGACCGTCGCGATCGAGCGGGGCCGGCTGCCGCTGAACGTCGACGCCCCGCGAGTCGCCCAGATCGTCCTCAACTTGCTCTCCAACGCCTCCAAGTACGGCGAGCCCGGCGGGCGGATCTGGCTCACGGCCCGGCCCGAGGGGGAGGCCGCGGTCATCTCCGTGCGTGACGACGGCATGGGCATCCCCCCGGACAAGCTCCCGGAGATGTTCCGGTTGTTCGCCCAGGGGGACCGCTCGCTGGCCCGCTCGGAGGGGGGCCTCGGCATCGGCCTGACCATCGTGATGCGGCTCGCCGAGATGCACGGCGGGAGCGTCGAGGCCCGGAGCGACGGCCCCGGCGAGGGGAGCGAGTTCATCGTCCGGCTCCCCCTGGCCCGGGCGGCTGCCTCCCCATGCGCGACGAGCGCCCCCCCCTCCCCGCCGCCGTCGCGCGCGGCGCGGATTCTGGTCGTCGACGACAATCTGGACACGGCCTCCGGGATGGTGCAGTTCCTCCAGATCCTGGGCCACGAGGTCGTCGCCGCCCACGATGGGCACGCGGCCGTCGCGTCGGCCCACGACTTCCGGCCGGACGTCGTGCTGCTGGACGTCGGCCTGCCGGGGATGGACGGCTATCAGGTCGCCTCGGCCCTGCGCCGGGACGAGGCCCACAGGCGGGCCGTGCTCATCGCCGTCACGGGGTACGGCCAGGAGGAGGACCGGCGGCGGTCTCGCGACGCGGGTTTCGACCACCACCTGGTCAAGCCGGTCGACTTCGACGTCCTCGCCTCGCTCATCGGCGAGCCCGGTTGA
- a CDS encoding DUF2892 domain-containing protein encodes MPVNTASHVNEAIRRKSWEDVRRAIAAGPEAVDRRLEQLDREWDFERALETHAAAAVLVGLGLGAFVDRRFLVLPATIAGFLLLHAVQGWCPPLPIYRRLGVRTQREIDDERDDLRALRGDFRDPQITRRNLGFDAG; translated from the coding sequence GTGCCGGTCAATACGGCGAGCCATGTCAACGAGGCGATCCGGCGCAAGTCGTGGGAGGATGTGCGGCGAGCCATCGCGGCGGGCCCGGAGGCCGTCGACCGCCGTCTGGAGCAGCTCGACCGCGAGTGGGACTTCGAGCGGGCCCTGGAGACGCACGCGGCCGCGGCCGTGCTGGTAGGCCTGGGGCTCGGGGCGTTCGTCGACCGGCGATTCCTGGTCCTGCCCGCGACGATCGCCGGCTTCCTGCTCCTGCACGCCGTCCAGGGCTGGTGCCCGCCGCTCCCCATCTACCGCCGCCTGGGAGTTCGCACCCAGCGCGAGATCGACGACGAGCGCGACGACCTGCGGGCCCTTCGCGGCGACTTCCGCGACCCCCAGATCACGCGCCGAAACCTCGGGTTCGACGCCGGCTGA
- a CDS encoding MFS transporter, with protein MTAPGRPRPPHRRDVAAGLVLAGMTLIAVLYVSVPVAATRHIAGGVGAAQRYAVWAVNAYVAANIVGAPLAARLAGLIGRRRACLACIGTFTLATALCGTADSLAQLVAWRVLQGASGGILVPLAQASLADVSRASGRIDPLAAFSVALLIGPPFGTPIGGWLTETYSWRAMFLVGVPIGTLALAFCVRWLPPDTSVPAKLAPFDWTGAALLVVGLTCLEIVLTEGQVWDWFDSPTVVALSAGAAVGLGGFGVRCLRTPDPLVRLDLLRDRRFLASTALAAGATCAYLASLSTISRMVTGLMGYAAGNVAEMAGPAALSLLVLVPVLAETAGGRGGRLVPALGLAILAGGALWLSFGNLLVSPSQVLWPRAVIVAGMSLTLSSVNSGAFAGISRERWNDAAVVYNMFRNLGASLGLCLVGVFLERGLQVRLSRLTEAHLDALNPVVGERLRQSAARFLHGAAAGDPAAAELLALKSLDALRQEQAQALANLDALLACGVLALALIPLVFLIGRRSDARAPEG; from the coding sequence GTGACCGCACCGGGCCGGCCCCGGCCGCCGCACCGGCGCGACGTGGCGGCCGGGCTCGTCCTGGCGGGGATGACCCTGATCGCGGTCCTCTACGTCAGCGTGCCGGTGGCGGCCACGCGGCACATCGCCGGCGGGGTCGGGGCGGCCCAGCGATACGCGGTGTGGGCGGTGAACGCATACGTGGCGGCCAACATCGTGGGGGCGCCGCTCGCGGCCCGCCTGGCCGGACTGATCGGCCGCCGCCGGGCCTGCCTGGCGTGCATCGGGACGTTCACGTTGGCCACCGCGCTGTGCGGCACGGCCGACTCCCTGGCGCAGCTGGTCGCGTGGCGGGTGCTCCAGGGGGCGTCGGGCGGCATCCTGGTGCCGCTCGCCCAGGCCTCGCTGGCGGACGTCTCCCGGGCGTCGGGCCGGATCGACCCCCTGGCCGCCTTCAGCGTCGCGCTGCTGATCGGCCCCCCGTTCGGCACGCCGATCGGCGGCTGGCTGACCGAGACCTACTCGTGGCGCGCGATGTTCCTCGTCGGCGTCCCGATCGGGACCCTCGCGCTGGCGTTCTGCGTCCGCTGGCTCCCCCCGGACACGTCGGTCCCCGCGAAGCTCGCCCCGTTCGACTGGACCGGGGCGGCCCTCCTCGTCGTCGGCCTGACCTGCCTGGAGATCGTCCTCACCGAGGGCCAGGTGTGGGACTGGTTCGACTCGCCGACGGTGGTCGCGCTGAGCGCGGGGGCGGCCGTCGGCCTGGGGGGGTTCGGGGTCCGCTGCCTGCGGACGCCCGACCCGCTGGTCCGGCTGGACCTCCTGCGCGACCGGCGGTTCCTGGCCTCCACGGCGCTGGCGGCGGGGGCGACCTGCGCCTATCTGGCCTCGCTGAGCACGATTTCGAGGATGGTCACGGGCCTGATGGGATACGCGGCGGGGAACGTGGCCGAGATGGCCGGCCCGGCCGCCCTGTCGCTGCTGGTGCTGGTCCCGGTGCTGGCGGAGACGGCCGGCGGGCGGGGCGGCCGACTCGTCCCGGCGCTCGGGCTGGCGATCCTGGCCGGCGGCGCCCTCTGGCTGTCGTTCGGCAACCTGCTGGTCTCGCCGTCCCAGGTGCTCTGGCCCCGGGCGGTGATCGTCGCGGGGATGTCCCTGACCCTGAGCTCGGTGAATTCCGGCGCCTTCGCCGGGATCTCCAGGGAGCGCTGGAACGACGCCGCCGTCGTGTACAACATGTTCCGCAACCTGGGGGCGAGCCTCGGCCTCTGCCTGGTCGGCGTCTTCCTGGAGCGGGGCCTCCAGGTGCGCCTGAGCCGGCTGACCGAGGCCCACCTCGACGCCCTGAACCCGGTCGTCGGCGAGCGGCTCCGGCAATCGGCCGCCCGGTTCCTGCACGGGGCCGCGGCCGGCGACCCCGCCGCCGCCGAGCTGCTCGCCCTCAAGTCCCTGGACGCCCTGCGCCAGGAGCAGGCCCAGGCCCTGGCGAACCTCGACGCCCTCCTCGCCTGCGGCGTCCTGGCCCTCGCCCTGATCCCGCTCGTCTTCCTGATCGGGAGGCGCTCGGACGCCCGAGCCCCCGAGGGGTGA
- a CDS encoding HlyD family secretion protein, whose translation MSQDQPRPADGDEASDSAQTAVEDDRGEVSASEEDAGPPHRWPWRRERVFWLAAALPALAVGAWWAWPRAVEWATTVSTDDAYVDGHVTLVGPRVQGQVVRVLVDDNDRVGKGDLLAELDREPYQARVDLERSRVGAAEADLRAAESEVRGAMALARAQRWELQSAMEGVDNRAAELRSQVAALRSREATRDLARVEFGRTEQLMIRNAASRSEYDAATAQIKVAEAQVLQAAEQVRELRVGLGLPPDAPEGGGLQDVPADLNQTFSGVRRALADLIQTMARLGLPLASHEATPAEFLEEFRKHDAQGDVDKIFAGLLPEAPAVKQAQAKLEEARRTLALAELDLGYCEIRAEIDGVIARRNVNPGNHVVVGERMMAVRSLDQIWVDCHFKETQLSRIRIGHPVDLWVDAYPGRPFRGRVSGFAPGTGAALAVLPPENATGNFVKVVQRLTVRVELVDLDPRQAPLAAGLSVVPVVRVREAPTGPDAGARLRTGGGL comes from the coding sequence TTGAGCCAGGACCAGCCGAGGCCGGCGGACGGGGATGAAGCGTCCGACTCGGCCCAGACCGCCGTCGAGGACGATCGGGGCGAGGTCTCGGCGTCGGAGGAGGACGCGGGGCCGCCGCACCGATGGCCGTGGCGCCGCGAGCGCGTGTTCTGGCTCGCGGCGGCGCTGCCGGCGCTCGCGGTCGGCGCGTGGTGGGCGTGGCCCCGGGCGGTGGAGTGGGCCACCACCGTGTCGACCGACGACGCCTATGTTGACGGCCACGTCACGCTGGTCGGCCCTCGGGTGCAGGGGCAGGTCGTCCGGGTGCTGGTCGACGACAACGACCGGGTCGGCAAGGGAGACCTCCTGGCCGAGCTGGACCGGGAGCCGTACCAGGCGAGGGTGGACCTGGAGCGGTCTCGGGTGGGGGCGGCCGAGGCCGACCTGCGGGCGGCCGAGAGCGAGGTCCGGGGGGCGATGGCCCTGGCCCGCGCCCAGCGCTGGGAGCTGCAATCGGCGATGGAGGGGGTGGACAACCGGGCCGCCGAGCTGCGTTCGCAGGTGGCGGCCCTCCGAAGCCGGGAGGCGACCCGGGACCTGGCGCGGGTCGAGTTCGGCCGGACCGAGCAGTTGATGATCCGGAACGCGGCCTCGCGATCGGAGTACGACGCCGCCACGGCCCAGATCAAGGTGGCCGAGGCGCAGGTGCTCCAGGCCGCCGAGCAGGTGCGGGAGTTGCGCGTGGGGCTGGGGCTGCCCCCCGACGCGCCCGAGGGCGGGGGCCTCCAGGACGTGCCGGCCGACCTGAACCAGACGTTCTCCGGGGTCCGCCGGGCGCTGGCCGACCTGATCCAGACGATGGCCCGGCTCGGCCTGCCGCTGGCGTCCCACGAGGCCACGCCGGCCGAGTTCCTGGAGGAGTTCCGCAAGCACGACGCCCAGGGGGACGTCGACAAGATCTTCGCCGGGCTGCTGCCGGAGGCCCCGGCCGTCAAGCAGGCCCAGGCCAAGCTGGAAGAGGCCCGCCGCACCCTGGCCCTGGCCGAGCTGGACCTGGGCTACTGCGAGATCCGGGCCGAGATCGACGGCGTGATCGCGCGGCGGAACGTCAACCCGGGCAATCACGTGGTGGTCGGCGAGCGGATGATGGCCGTCCGGTCGCTCGACCAGATCTGGGTCGACTGCCACTTCAAGGAGACCCAGCTCTCCCGGATCCGGATCGGCCACCCGGTCGACCTGTGGGTGGACGCCTACCCGGGCCGGCCGTTCCGCGGCCGGGTGAGCGGGTTCGCCCCCGGGACCGGGGCGGCCCTGGCGGTGCTGCCGCCGGAGAACGCGACCGGGAACTTCGTGAAGGTGGTCCAGCGCCTGACGGTCCGGGTCGAGCTGGTGGACCTGGACCCCCGGCAGGCGCCGCTGGCCGCCGGGCTGTCCGTCGTCCCGGTCGTCCGGGTCCGGGAGGCCCCGACCGGCCCCGACGCCGGGGCGCGGCTCCGGACGGGCGGCGGCCTGTGA
- a CDS encoding HD domain-containing protein, which yields MDLESLTRSLEADFARLAPKGDAGHDVHHARRVRDNAFRIADREGGDRAVLLAAAYLHDLVSPPKDSPDRSRASALSAEAAAPVLRGLGFDEDRVAATQHAIHAHSFSAGVETTTLEARILQDADRLEALGAIGVARTFYTAGLMNSAMFDADDPFAADRPLDDRRFALDHFAAKLLKLPATMKTAAGRALAEERLGVMRAFLDAVAAELGVAPVW from the coding sequence ATGGACCTTGAGAGTTTGACCCGCTCCCTCGAAGCCGACTTCGCCCGCCTGGCCCCGAAGGGGGACGCCGGCCACGACGTGCACCATGCGCGTCGGGTGCGCGACAACGCCTTCCGGATCGCCGACCGCGAAGGGGGCGACCGCGCGGTGCTGCTGGCGGCGGCCTATCTCCACGACCTGGTCAGCCCGCCGAAGGACTCGCCCGACCGGAGCCGGGCCTCGGCGCTCTCGGCGGAGGCGGCCGCGCCGGTGCTCCGCGGGCTGGGCTTCGACGAGGATCGGGTCGCGGCGACGCAACATGCGATCCACGCCCACAGCTTCTCGGCCGGGGTCGAGACCACGACCCTCGAAGCCAGGATCCTCCAGGACGCCGACCGCCTGGAGGCGCTGGGGGCCATCGGCGTGGCGCGGACGTTCTACACCGCCGGACTGATGAACTCGGCGATGTTCGACGCCGACGACCCCTTCGCCGCCGACCGCCCGCTCGACGATCGCCGCTTCGCCCTCGACCACTTCGCCGCCAAGCTGCTGAAGCTCCCGGCCACGATGAAGACCGCCGCCGGCCGCGCGCTGGCCGAGGAACGCCTCGGCGTCATGCGCGCCTTCCTCGACGCCGTCGCCGCCGAGTTGGGCGTCGCGCCGGTCTGGTGA
- a CDS encoding polysaccharide deacetylase family protein — MTSRRADEPSGGFATAMGRSGVREAGRSAGRRLVIGPRALFLDEDVIPLAWRFWDSVSNKRAFLARGLAAVGATRAFEAAREAGGRAVVVLTYHRIAEPGASNPYYDPVVSATPEGFRAQMEMVRQRFQVVGPEDLIESGGSDRRPRAVVTFDDGYRDNHDVALPILQELGVPAAFFIPTDFLERPRLPWWDHVAYAVKSTSRARFAVERTPEDATPIAIEPGVDRPKALMTLIRAVLDGQVPDQDWFLGRLEERAEVEVDSRTLGRGLFLSWEHLAKIADLGHAIGSHSHRHVPLGTLDDRTSRRDLALSRTILEAALKRPVRTIAYPYGWPGAVDDRTYRLAADAGYRAGFTAIEGIARPDAPDFNPLAIRRLTVGGGDTPALLRTRAALWGALGRSWL; from the coding sequence ATGACGAGTCGTCGTGCCGACGAGCCCAGTGGCGGATTCGCCACGGCTATGGGACGATCGGGCGTCCGCGAGGCCGGGCGATCGGCGGGCCGCCGCCTCGTCATCGGGCCTCGCGCCCTGTTCCTGGATGAGGACGTGATCCCCTTGGCCTGGCGATTCTGGGATTCGGTGTCGAACAAGCGGGCCTTCCTGGCGCGAGGGCTGGCGGCGGTCGGGGCGACGCGGGCGTTCGAAGCCGCCCGCGAGGCCGGCGGGCGGGCGGTCGTCGTCCTGACGTACCATCGGATCGCCGAGCCGGGGGCGTCGAACCCCTATTACGACCCGGTCGTCTCGGCCACCCCCGAGGGCTTCCGCGCCCAGATGGAGATGGTCCGGCAGCGGTTCCAGGTCGTCGGGCCGGAAGACCTGATCGAGAGCGGCGGGAGCGACCGCCGCCCCCGCGCGGTCGTGACCTTCGACGACGGCTATCGCGACAACCACGACGTCGCGCTGCCGATCCTCCAGGAACTCGGCGTCCCCGCCGCGTTCTTCATCCCGACCGACTTCCTCGAACGACCCAGGCTGCCGTGGTGGGACCACGTCGCGTACGCGGTGAAGTCGACGAGCCGCGCCCGGTTCGCCGTCGAACGGACGCCCGAAGACGCGACGCCGATCGCGATCGAACCGGGCGTCGACCGCCCGAAGGCCCTGATGACGCTGATCCGCGCGGTGCTCGACGGCCAGGTCCCCGACCAGGACTGGTTCCTCGGCCGCTTGGAGGAGCGGGCGGAGGTCGAGGTCGACTCGCGGACGCTGGGCCGGGGGCTGTTCCTGTCGTGGGAGCACCTGGCGAAGATCGCCGACCTGGGCCACGCGATCGGCTCGCACTCGCACCGCCACGTCCCCCTCGGCACGCTCGACGACCGGACGTCGCGCCGCGACCTGGCGCTCTCGCGGACGATCCTGGAAGCGGCCTTGAAGCGGCCCGTGCGGACGATCGCCTACCCCTACGGCTGGCCCGGAGCGGTCGACGATCGGACCTATCGCCTGGCCGCCGACGCCGGCTATCGCGCCGGATTCACCGCGATCGAGGGGATCGCCCGCCCCGACGCCCCCGACTTCAACCCCCTGGCGATCCGCCGCCTGACCGTCGGCGGCGGCGACACCCCCGCCCTCCTTCGCACCCGCGCCGCCCTCTGGGGCGCGCTGGGGAGGTCGTGGCTGTAG
- a CDS encoding metallophosphoesterase — protein MVDGPKTDDRMSRRRFWKRVAIGGTAATVAVGSYPLLEARWCRLTRRTIPLPNLPESFRGLSVAFLSDLHHGPYVGLDYLRGVIDRTNALRPDLILLGGDYVSKSPEYIAPICAEMARLRAPLGRFAVLGNHDNWESASESRAGLDRAGLELVDNRGVWLRRRGDRLRLAGVGDLWTDEQSLPRALEDAHEDDAVVLLSHNPDVAEYQRDPRIGLMISGHTHGGQVVVPGVGAMVVPSRFGRKYTGGLVRGPAYPVFVGRGVGTSGPPVRFSCRPELVLLTLT, from the coding sequence ATGGTCGACGGGCCGAAGACGGACGATCGGATGAGCCGCCGCCGGTTCTGGAAGCGAGTGGCGATCGGGGGGACGGCCGCCACGGTCGCCGTCGGCTCGTACCCGCTGCTGGAGGCCAGGTGGTGCCGGCTCACGCGCCGGACGATCCCCCTGCCGAACCTCCCCGAGTCGTTCCGGGGGCTCTCGGTCGCGTTCCTCAGCGACCTGCACCACGGGCCTTACGTCGGGCTCGACTACCTCCGCGGCGTGATCGACCGGACCAACGCCCTGCGGCCCGACCTGATCCTGCTGGGGGGCGACTACGTCTCCAAGAGCCCGGAGTACATCGCCCCGATCTGCGCCGAGATGGCGAGGCTGCGCGCCCCGCTGGGCCGGTTCGCGGTGCTGGGCAATCACGACAACTGGGAGAGCGCGAGCGAGTCTCGGGCCGGGCTGGACCGCGCGGGCCTGGAACTGGTGGACAACCGGGGCGTCTGGCTGCGGCGTCGCGGCGACCGCCTGCGCCTGGCCGGCGTGGGCGATCTCTGGACCGACGAACAGAGCCTCCCTCGGGCGCTGGAAGACGCCCACGAGGACGACGCGGTCGTCCTGTTGTCGCACAACCCCGACGTCGCCGAGTACCAGCGCGACCCCCGCATCGGCCTGATGATCAGCGGCCACACCCACGGCGGCCAGGTGGTCGTCCCCGGCGTCGGGGCGATGGTGGTCCCTTCCCGGTTCGGCCGGAAGTACACCGGCGGGCTGGTGCGGGGCCCGGCCTACCCCGTCTTCGTCGGCCGAGGCGTCGGCACCAGCGGCCCCCCCGTCCGCTTCTCCTGCCGCCCCGAACTCGTCCTCCTGACGCTGACCTGA
- the larE gene encoding ATP-dependent sacrificial sulfur transferase LarE: MSLKTSTSPEDGPVTTESGLDADLIARRDALIDTIRSYGRVAVAYSGGVDSAVVARAAYEALGDAAIAVTAVSESLASGELEEAQALAKRIGIRHRAIHTKEFADPNYLRNNPDRCYFCKSELYGRLSSLMDQFEVDAIASGANLDDRGDHRPGMRAAGEKGVRHPLQECGLGKADVRALAQSWGLPVWDKPAAPCLSSRIAYGEEVSPERVRMVDQAESWLRARGLRLLRVRYHKGDMARVEVAPEEFPKLTSDPVRSELTAAFRGFGFKFVALDLDGFRSGSLNDLIPLEQLLKPRATGG, encoded by the coding sequence ATGAGCCTGAAAACGAGCACAAGCCCGGAGGACGGACCTGTGACGACCGAATCGGGCCTGGACGCGGACCTGATCGCGCGGCGGGACGCCTTGATCGACACGATCCGAAGCTACGGCCGGGTGGCGGTCGCCTACAGCGGCGGCGTCGACAGCGCGGTGGTCGCCCGCGCGGCCTACGAGGCCCTGGGCGACGCGGCGATCGCGGTCACGGCCGTCTCCGAGAGCCTGGCCTCCGGCGAGCTGGAAGAGGCCCAGGCGCTGGCGAAGCGGATCGGCATCCGGCATCGGGCGATCCACACCAAGGAATTCGCCGACCCGAACTACCTCCGCAACAACCCCGACCGCTGCTACTTCTGCAAGAGCGAGTTGTACGGCCGCCTCTCCAGCCTGATGGACCAGTTCGAGGTCGATGCCATCGCCTCGGGCGCGAACCTGGACGACCGGGGGGACCACCGGCCGGGCATGCGCGCCGCCGGCGAGAAGGGGGTGCGGCATCCGCTCCAGGAATGCGGCCTGGGCAAGGCCGACGTCCGCGCCCTGGCCCAGTCCTGGGGGCTCCCCGTCTGGGACAAGCCCGCCGCCCCCTGCCTCTCCAGCCGGATCGCCTACGGCGAGGAAGTCTCCCCGGAGCGGGTCCGGATGGTCGACCAGGCCGAGTCCTGGCTCCGCGCCCGGGGCCTCCGGCTGCTGCGCGTCCGCTACCACAAGGGCGACATGGCCCGGGTGGAGGTCGCGCCCGAGGAGTTCCCGAAGTTGACGTCCGACCCGGTCCGATCCGAGCTGACGGCCGCCTTCCGCGGCTTCGGCTTCAAGTTCGTGGCCCTGGATCTGGACGGCTTCCGCTCGGGGAGCCTCAACGACCTGATCCCTCTCGAACAACTCCTGAAGCCCCGCGCGACCGGCGGCTGA
- a CDS encoding L-serine ammonia-lyase: protein MDFISTFDMFKIGLGPSSSHTMGPWAAARRFLNVLREAGGGGLDRVARVRVDLFGSLAKTGKGHGTDLAVLLGLCDLDPVTCDPAIVHPAVAEIESLRRLPLAGGPPIPFDPHEDLVFHRGEALPFHPNALTFTATFDDGSTRAETYYSVGGGFVVQEGEEASGADRGPTVPFPIESADDLLRACRESGLTIPEVVLRNELCRRDDAAIREGLDRIWRAMRESAFRGAHAEGVLPGGLQVVRRAPRLSRSLLGAEAEEASRDVDAWIAAIRRSAPGFDATLKWVACFALAVNEENAAFGRVVTAPTNGAAGVIPAVLLHRIVAHEGGEAAVAPFLLTAGEIGAVFKKRATISAALGGCQAEIGVSSAMAAAGLTQTLGGTTEQVLMAAEIAMEHHLGLTCDPVGGLVQVPCIERNTMGAIKAITAAQLALEGDPARAKVSLDAVIRTMWQTALDMNSKYKETSEGGLAVQIPVNVIEC from the coding sequence ATGGACTTCATCAGCACGTTCGACATGTTCAAGATCGGCCTCGGCCCGTCGAGCTCCCACACGATGGGCCCCTGGGCCGCCGCGCGGCGGTTCCTCAACGTCTTGCGAGAGGCCGGGGGGGGCGGGCTCGACCGGGTCGCCCGCGTGCGCGTGGACCTGTTCGGGTCGCTGGCGAAGACGGGGAAGGGGCACGGGACGGATCTCGCCGTGCTCCTGGGCCTCTGCGACCTGGACCCGGTGACGTGCGACCCCGCGATCGTCCATCCGGCCGTCGCCGAGATCGAGTCGCTGCGGCGGCTGCCGCTGGCCGGCGGCCCTCCGATCCCGTTCGACCCCCACGAAGATTTGGTCTTCCACCGGGGCGAGGCCCTGCCGTTCCACCCCAACGCCCTGACGTTCACAGCGACCTTCGACGACGGCTCGACCCGCGCCGAGACGTACTACTCGGTCGGCGGCGGATTCGTCGTGCAGGAGGGCGAGGAGGCATCGGGGGCCGATCGCGGGCCGACGGTCCCCTTCCCCATCGAGTCGGCCGACGACCTGCTGCGGGCCTGCCGCGAGAGCGGGCTGACGATCCCCGAAGTCGTCCTGCGCAACGAACTCTGCCGGCGCGACGACGCGGCGATCCGCGAGGGACTGGACCGGATCTGGCGTGCGATGCGGGAGTCGGCGTTCCGGGGAGCCCACGCCGAGGGGGTCCTGCCCGGGGGCTTGCAGGTCGTCCGCCGCGCGCCGAGGCTGAGCCGATCGCTGCTGGGGGCCGAGGCGGAGGAGGCCTCGCGCGACGTCGACGCCTGGATCGCGGCCATTCGAAGATCGGCGCCGGGGTTCGACGCGACGCTCAAGTGGGTCGCCTGCTTCGCCCTGGCGGTCAACGAGGAGAACGCGGCGTTCGGCCGCGTGGTGACCGCCCCCACCAACGGCGCGGCCGGGGTGATCCCCGCGGTCCTGCTCCACCGGATCGTCGCGCACGAGGGGGGCGAGGCGGCCGTCGCGCCGTTCCTGCTCACCGCCGGCGAGATCGGCGCGGTGTTCAAGAAGCGGGCGACGATCTCGGCGGCGCTGGGGGGCTGCCAGGCCGAGATCGGCGTCTCCAGCGCCATGGCCGCCGCCGGCCTGACCCAGACCCTCGGCGGCACGACCGAGCAGGTCCTCATGGCCGCCGAGATCGCCATGGAGCACCACCTGGGCCTCACCTGCGACCCGGTCGGCGGGCTGGTGCAGGTCCCCTGCATCGAGCGCAACACGATGGGCGCGATCAAGGCCATCACCGCCGCGCAGCTCGCCCTCGAAGGGGACCCGGCGCGGGCCAAGGTGAGCCTCGACGCCGTGATCCGCACGATGTGGCAGACCGCCCTCGACATGAACTCCAAGTACAAGGAGACGTCCGAAGGGGGCCTCGCCGTCCAGATCCCGGTCAACGTGATCGAGTGCTGA